A window of the Calditrichota bacterium genome harbors these coding sequences:
- a CDS encoding GxxExxY protein produces the protein MLHSDLTNKIIRAFYKVYNTLGYGFLEKVYENALATELRKADCKVEQQKNIRVHYLGEVVGDYFADLIIDDTVIVELKAAEGICEGHEAQLLNYLKATDKEIGLLLNFGKKAEFKRKIFTNDRKNINL, from the coding sequence ATGCTTCATTCAGACCTAACCAATAAAATTATTAGGGCATTCTATAAAGTTTATAACACGCTTGGCTATGGATTCCTCGAAAAAGTATATGAAAATGCATTAGCAACGGAATTGCGGAAAGCTGATTGCAAAGTCGAACAACAAAAAAATATTAGAGTTCATTATTTAGGAGAAGTTGTTGGCGATTATTTTGCTGATTTGATAATTGATGACACTGTGATAGTTGAATTAAAAGCAGCAGAGGGAATTTGTGAAGGACACGAAGCACAGTTACTTAACTATTTGAAAGCAACAGACAAAGAAATTGGCTTGCTGTTAAATTTTGGAAAGAAAGCAGAGTTCAAGCGAAAAATATTTACAAATGACAGAAAAAATATTAACCTTTGA